From Astyanax mexicanus isolate ESR-SI-001 chromosome 16, AstMex3_surface, whole genome shotgun sequence, one genomic window encodes:
- the soul4 gene encoding heme-binding protein soul4 yields MALISIEDLAELDDEQLDDDVTDSSEPMDDEEQERLYSHWQAVGRTHQVSVPREMTGPITEMTRRNQETGQERVPFASISRHEKLGEIMYEERVYPAGKWACVTVGEDLYEQSISKGFMKLMRFICKENSAGRYLGMTVPIVNEIRMLDDGTSFVKDVLTAYYLPAEFQANPPQSFDPDISIIHRNAIRVITRAFFGTTTEETISRQINLMWELLGISENVQRDAYMVAVYENPGVPSRRNEIWFIRQDP; encoded by the exons ATGGCTCTCATCTCTATTGAGGATCTTGCTGAATTGGATGATGAACAATTAGATGATGATGTCACTGACAGCTCTGAGCCAATGGATGATGAGGAGCAGGAAAGGTTGTATTCCCATTGGCAGGCAGTGGGAAGGACCCATCAGGTGTCTGTTCCGCGAG AGATGACTGGACCAATCACAGAGATGACGAGGAGGAATCAGGAGACGGGACAAGAGCGAGTTCCATTTGCCTCCATCTCCAGACATGAGAAG cttggTGAGATCATGTATGAGGAGAGGGTGTATCCAGCAGGTAAATGGGCCTGTGTGACTGTCGGGGAGGATCTCTATGAGCAGAGCATCTCTAAAGGCTTTATGAAACTCATGCGCTTCATCTGCAAGGAGAACTCAGCAG GCCGTTACTTGGGCATGACTGTGCCGATCGTGAATGAAATAAGGATGCTGGACGACGGCACTAGCTTTGTGAAAGACGTTTTGACGGCGTATTACCTGCCTGCAGAGTTCCAGGCCAACCCACCCCAGTCTTTTGACCCAGACATCTCCATTATCCACCGGAACGCCATCAGAGTCATCACCCG GGCTTTCTTTGGCACCACCACAGAGGAGACCATCTCCCGGCAGATCAACCTGATGTGGGAGCTTCTGGGCATCTCTGAGAACGTTCAGCGTGACGCCTACATGGTGGCTGTTTACGAGAACCCAGGGGTGCCAAGCCGCCGAAACGAGATCTGGTTTATTCGCCAGGACCCTTAA